The Bacteroides sp. genomic sequence CAATGAACCTCGGACCATACTATAGGTTTAGTCGGGTTTTAGTCGTTTTAAAACGACTAAAACCCGACTAAACCTATAGTATGGTCCGAGGTTCATTGGCCCTAATATTATGAGTTCATTATATTGGGCCAATAAAAAATCCGGAGGGTTCCTGGCTTCCTTTTAATAAGTGAAAGAAATCCCGGCGGACAAAAAAAGAAGGCTGCCCCAATGATAAGGGGCAGCCTTAAGATATTAAGGAATGAGAAATCCTAGTTCACGATTTCCTGGAATTCAGCCTGCTCAAAAAAGCGGATAAATTCGCGGTCTTTTTGGGCAATAGCCTTGTAACCGGGTTCGGCAGCAATGGCTTTCCTGAGGTTATCGTACAGCAGGTTGGTATCGTTGCGGCGTGCACCGATGATGGCTTTCAGGTAAAATACCTGTGCGCTTTCGGGGGTGCAGTTCAGGGTGTTGAGGGCAGCTTGCTGGTTGCCGGAAATCAGTTGCGACATAGCCAGGTTGTAGGTGCAGGTGTTGGTTGCCAAGGCAGTCGATGCAGCCTGGTAGTCACCCTGGATGATGTTGATGATACCCACGTTAGCGGTGGTGTTAACGTCGCGGCTGTTGGCGGTGTTGAAAAGCCTGACCGCATTGTCGTAGTCGTCCTGGTAAGCAGCAACTACACCAAGGTTGTTCTGGATGTAAGCGTTACCGGGAACGAGTTGATTGGCTTTTTCGAGGTCGGCAGCGGCGGCTTCAATGTTGCCGAGTTCGATATTTACTGCAGCGGCGTTATTAAACAAACGTGCGCAACGGGGGAACAGCGGCTGACCAGCTTTGTAAATGGCCAGTTTGGTGTTGAGGTCATCGGTAAGGGTAGCGGCATACAACAGTTCTTCGAGGGTCAGCTCAGAAGGATTGCTGGTGGCCAGCATGGCCATTTCAGCGTCTGTTTTCTTTGGCTCATAAAGGCTGACAACGAATTCGGCACGACGCAGGGGAGCCAGCAATTTTTCAATTTCGGCATAGATCAGGGTCATGTCCTTAATCCTTCTTTCCCTTTCAGCGGGTGCAACCTGTGCGTTAATAACGTTGGCAATGGCTTGCTTGTCGGGGAGGTCGCTGGCGTTGAGGGCAGCCATGAAACCGTCGAAGTCTTCGCCTTTTGCATTGACGGCAAAATCAACCCGTTCTATTTCAGTTTCGGTTTCCTCTTCAATGGTTTCAAAGAGGTCGGCCAGGTACTCATCACCGGTTTCTGCACGATTGGAAGCCAGTTCTTCGTTAAAGGCTACTTCACCTTCGGGAGAAGCCCAGGCGTTTACTTCAATGGATTTGAACTGCCAGCCACGTTTGATAAAATCGGTGAGGGCAGTAATTTTTGCTTGGTTTTCTTCATTTCGGTTAAGGTCAAGGCGCGGGTTAAAGTTGTGGCGCATGTAGTCAAAATATATACTTGCCTTTTCCGTAACGATGGTTTCTTTTTCATACTTGTCGGCCATATAGGCTACCATAAATTCACCCTTGTCAATGCGTGAAGCGGTGTTAATGGTACCATCGGCAATCTTCTCTTCAGGAAGGGCAATGGCGCGGTCTTCGCGGCCTTCCTTGTAAATCCGTGCCCGGAGAACCAACTCGGAAGCCAGCATTTCGGGCTGGAAGTCCATGACGTTGTTCATGTCGAAACTGGTGGAACTGTCCTGGTCAACCATAGTACCAGGGGAGGTGGTTTTGGTTCCACGAAGGGTTACGGTGGGCAATTCAAGCTCGCCGCCTTCGTGTATCAGCACAGGGGTTACTTCCATGATCGCCTTGCGGGCAAAATAACCTTCACTGATGGTTCCTTCGACATTGGCTGCTACTTTCCCTCCATGGTTCTCAAGCGGGTTGGTAGAGGTAGTGTAGTTCACCTGCTCGTCATAATTTTTAACCATTTTGCTGATTGCACAGCCACTGAAAATGGTTGCTGTAAGCAACATTAAAGCTAAAATCTTAAAGTTGATGCGTTTCATAGGTTTCTCTTTAGTATTTGGTTAATCAGTTTTTTGGTTTCACAAACGCTCTTTTCACATTACAAATATATAAAAAAATGGTATTATACACAGGGTTTAAAGATTTTGTTTAAGTCCTGAATCATATGTGATTTGTTAATTTATTCGCCTAAATATCTTTATTTTCATCCTGATCTGTTTTTTTAATACACGTAAAGAAAAAAAATTATAGTCAATTCATTGTTATGAAGGTCGAAATAATGCCTTGCCAAAGGGGTTGGAGTTGTTTCTTCAAAGAAGAGGATTCCGGTTTTTTAGAAGGATTAAGAAAAATTATTCTCAAAAAAGCAAAAAGGGTTTTGCAGTATTGCAAATTTGTTTTACATTTGCACTCCTTTTTCGGGAAAACCCGGCCCGTTCGTCTAGGGGTTAGGACGCAAGGTTTTCATCCTTGTAACAGGGGTTCGAATCCCCTACGGGCTACTTAAGAGCAGTGATTAAAAAATTTGAAATTCAGGTTATTATGGCTAACCATAAATCAGCACAGAAAAGAATCCGTTCGAACAACGCCAAAAGGCTCAGGAATCGCTATTACGCAAAAACTACCCGCAATGCCGTGAAAAGGCTTCGCAACACCACTGAAAAACAAGATGCCTTGGAAAAATTGCCCAGGGTGATCTCTTTGGTTGACAAGCTGGCCAAGCGTAATGTGATTCATAAGAATAAGGCTTCCAACCTGAAGTCTAGCCTGATGCGTCACGTGAACAAAATGCAGTAAGAGGCGGCACATTTAGGAAACTGTCCAGAGGCATATGCCGACAAGGAAATTTTTCTATCTTTGCTGCGCAAAAATAATGGCCCGTTCGTCTAGGGGTTAGGACGCAAGGTTTTCATCCTTGTAACAGGGGTTCGAATCCCCTACGGGCTACCAGATGAGACCCTCCTTTCGGAGGGTTTTTTTATTTTATTGCAATTCTTTTTATATTTGAATCCGCAAGGATTGTTTACCCTTCGTCCTCTCGTTTTTTTCTCTGGTTCTCTGTTTTTCTTCTTTAGTTTAAATCTTTTCTCACTGATATGAATTGCCATGGTAGAACATGCCAATGTGCCAGCAACAGAACCGGTAATGCGCCTGAATAGCATTAAGAACTGGGCAGAACACGATCGTCCGCGCGAAAAACTTCTTGAGAAGGGGCAAAAAGCCCTGTCGGATGCCGAGTTGCTTGCTATCCTCATTGGCTCAGGTTCGGCCAATGAATCGGCTGTGGATCTCTCCAAACGTATCCTTGCCAGCGTATCAAATAACCTTTCTGAACTTTCGCGACTGGGGATCCCTGAGTTGCTTCGTTTCAGGGGAATCGGGCCAGCAAAGGCCATCAACATCATTGCTGCCCTGGAGCTTGGACGGCGCCGCCGCCAGAGCGAAAGCCTGCAACGTCAGACCATTACTTCGAGCCAGGACGCTTTTGAACTGATGCAGCCCATCGTGGGCGACCTTGCTTACGAGGAATTCTGGGTGATTACCCTGAATCGCTCAAATAAGGTGAAACGAACCCTTTGTGTCAGCGAAGGTGGGGTGGAAGGAACCATTGCCGATCCAAAAAAAATCTTTAAGATGGCCTTAGAGGATAATGCTTCGGGGGTAATTTTGTGTCATAACCACCCCAGCGGAGCCTTACGCCCCAGCGAAAACGATGTTAAGATTACCCGTAAATGCAAGGAAGCGGGCGCTTTTCTGGAGCTTCCCGTGCTCGACCACCTGATTGTGGGGCACGAGAAGTATTTCAGCTTTGCCGACGAGGGCTTGCTGTAAGCGGATCGACCGAAAACCCGCCTTCGCCTGCTTGCAGATTTTTTCGGCAAACAAAATTTTCCTTTTACCTTTATGCCAATATGATTATTGACATTTTACAGGCATGATACTGGTTTATTGCCCTAAGGTTACCAATCGTGTGAAATATGTTTTGGGTCTGATGCTGGAGACCCTGCTGGATGTGGAATGGGAATTGACCTCGCATGCCGAAATCTTTAAAGGCTATGCTGGCGCCAGGTTAAATTACAGCCCGAAACCCCTGTCGGATGCTGAAGTTTTTATACATTCTTCAGGATTTCTTGAGAAAAGGGGTGTACAGCCTGTTTTGCCTTCGCTGGTTTGGAAAGATGGCCTGCCCTGCCTTTTCCCCTCGGAAGATACCCAATGCCAAATGGGCTTTGACTTGTTGGCTGCTGCCTTTTACCTCGTTAGCCGCTATGAAGAATACCTACCTGTAGAAAAGGATCAGCATGGCCGTTTTATGGCTGAAAAAAGCTTTGCCTTTAGTAACGGCTTTCTGGAGACCCCCTTGGTAAATCATTATGCCCTGTTGCTGAAAGATGCCTTGCAAAAAAAGTTCCCCGGGTTAATTTTCCCAGGACAGGAATACACCTTTTTCCCCACCTATGATGTGGATGTGGCCTATGCTTACCTTGGGCGCGGTTTTATTCGTGGAACGGGTGCAGCAATCCGATCGGCATTTCAGTTTGATGGCAAGGCCCTGAAAGAAAGAATGGATGTGGTTTTTGGGAAAAAGAAAGACCCATTTGATACGTTTGACATGCAGCTTGAGTGGCACCAGAAATTCAATCTTAAGGCTTTTTATTTTTTCCTTTGTGGCGATTACGGGCCCTTTGACAAGAATATATCCGTTTTTTCGACCGTTTTCCAAAACCTGGTGAAGAAGATCAGTGATTATTCATACACAGGCATTCATCCTTCCTATGCATCCAATGAGAGCCCAAGCCGGCTTGCAGCAGAAGTGTCGGGATTATCCAAGATCCTCAATCGTGAGATTCACTTCAGCCGCCAGCATTACCTAAAAATGGATTTGCCGGAAACATACCGCAACCTGATCCGCAACAATATCGACCACGACTTTTCCATGGGATATGCATCACAGCCCGGCTTCCGGGCATCCATTGCCAGCCCCTTTTTCTTTTACGACCTGGTAAGGGAAGAACAAACGATTCTGAAGGTATTTCCTTTTGCCGTGATGGACGGGACCCTGAAAGACTACCTGGGCTTTTCGCCCCGGGAGGCCCTGGAAAAATTGAAAAAATTGGTGAATACTGTCAGGGAAGTGAATGGCACCTTCATCAGCTTGTGGCACAATGAGTCGCTATGCGAATGCCAGCGCTGGAAAGGCTGGCTCTTTGTTTATGAGCAATTGCTGGAAATCGCTGCTCCAAAACCCCTGAAGCCATGATCAGGTATATTGCGCATCAGCAGATCGATTTTGAGAAGTGGGACGACTGCATCGACCGTTCAATCAACGGTATCTTTTATGCCTATTCGTGGTATCTCGACATGACAGCACCCGGCTGGGATGCCCTCGTTGAGGATGATTATCAAACCGTAATGCCTTTGCCAAACCGCAAGCGGTTGGGGGTTCGCTTTATTTATCAACCGTTTTTTGTTCAGCAGCTTGGCGTTTTCAGTTCTTCCAGCCTTACTCCTGAGGTTACTGCCCGATTTCTTGATGCCATACCTCCCCGTTTTCGTTTCGTCGATCTGAATTTGAATACTTTTAACAGGCTGGATGAAAGCTCCACCATAAAACGGCGACAAGGAATCACCCACCATCTGGACCTGATCGAATCGTATGAGCAGCTTGCTGAGCGGTATTCCTCCAATACACGGCGCAACATCCGGAAAGCTCAGAAGCAAGGTGTTTTTATCACGGCCCATGGTCGTCCTGAAGAAGTCATTCAGGCCTTCAGGGAAAATCGGGGTAAAGGACTCAACACATACCGGGAGCACGATTATCATATACTGAAGCATTTGATCTATGTGGGTTTGCACAAGGGAATGGCCACCCTGATGAGCGCATATACAGCCCAAAATAATTTTTGCGGGGCGATCGTGTTTTTTCGCAGCCACAAGAAAACCGTCTTTCTGTTTTCGGGCGCCACGCCGGCATCCCGTGAAAACGGGGCGATGTTCCTGTTAGTCGATGAATTTATTAAACAACAAGCGGGGCAAAACCTGGTGCTTGATTTCGAGGGTTCCAGCGATCCTGATCTGGCCAGATTTTATAAGGGCTTCGGTTCAAAAGAATGTGCATTTTTACAGGTTGAAATGAACAGGATGCCTGGTCTGTTCAGACAGGGCATGTCGTTTTATCGCCGGCTTCGCTCTGGGGGGAAAGGCCGTTAGAAATTTCATCAAGGAGTTATGGTACATTATCTTGGAAGAAAAAGTTCGCTGCTGAAGCATTTTATTGCTGAAGCGCGGGATGTTGAAATACAAAAGGATAGTTTAAGGTTTCGCAGGAACCTTGAGCGCCTGGGAGAGATTTTTGCCTATGAGATCAGCAAGGAGCTGAAATGGAGCCCCCGGGAAATAATTACCTCGCTGGGTGCGGCACAATGCGAAGTGCTGTCGGAACAACCGGTCATTGCTACCATTCTCAGGGCTGGCCTGCCCCTGCACCAGGGTATTCTAAACTTTTTCGATAAGGCAGAGAATGCCTTTATCTCAGCTTATCGCAAACATCACAAAAACGGACGCTTTGATATCCAGATCGAATATACCAGCTGTCCTAATCTGGATGGTAAAATTTTGATCCTCAGTGATCCTATGCTAGCTACAGGGGCTTCAATGGTTCTGACTTATAAGGAATTGCTGCGTCATGGAAAACCTCAGCACACACACATTGTTTCGGTGCTGGCCAGCGTGCAAGGGGTAGAATATGTTAAAAAACACCTGCCCTCAAAGGATTATACCCTTTGGCTCGGGGAGGTGGATGACGAATTAACAGCCAAGGCTTATATCGTACCCGGACTTGGAGACGCCGGCGACCTGGCCTTTGGTAGTAAACTTTAAATTGTAGTATATGTTTCCTGACTGGGCGGTTCTTGCCGAAAACTTTAAGATATCGCTGCTTTCCATACGCAGCCATATGCTCCGTACCTCTTTAACGGTGCTGATCATTGCCTTTGGCATTATGGCCCTGGTGGGGATTTTGACAGCCATTAGTTCCATAGAATCTTCCATATCATCGAATTTTGCACGCCTGGGGGCCAATAGTTTTTCCATCCGGAACCGTGAAATGCGTGTCGTTGTAGGAGGTGGAGGCGGTGGCCAGGCAAGGGAATACCGGCGCATTACATTTGAGGAGGCGACGGCCTTCAAAGACCGGTTTGATTTTCCAGCACTGGTATCTGTGTCCACATTTGGGACTGGTTCCACAGTCGTGCGTTACCGTTCGCGCGAGACCAATCCGAATGTTTCGGTAGTGGGAAGCGATGAAAATTATTTGGTGGCGACTGGGAATGAACTTGAGTATGGCAGGAACTTCTCGCCCCGCGAGTTGCAGTTCGGTGAGAATGTGGTAATCCTGGGCGCCGATGTGGTAAAAACCCTCTTCCCCAACAATGAGAACCCGCTGCAAACCTTTGTGACTTTTGGGAATACCCGCTATCAGGTGATCGGAGTGATGAAAGGAAAAGGTGCAGGCATGGGGTTTTCTGAAGATCAGCGTTGCGTATTACCCTTAGTAACGGTAAGGAAAAACTTTAGTCGTCCGCAAATGAATTACACAATTACCGTAAGTGCTTCCAACGTGATTGAAATGGAGTCCGCTATAGGGGAAGCCACAGGCCTCTTCAGGGTTATCCGAGGGGTGCGTCTTGGGGAAGATGACAACTTCGATGTAGCGCGAAGCGATAACATTGCACAGGCACTGATCGAGAATATGCGTTACGTTACTTTGGCGGCTTCCATCATTGGAATGATCACCCTGATTGGTGCGGCCATTGGCCTGATGAACATCATGCTGGTATCAGTAACGGAGAGAACGCAGGAGATCGGCATTCGTAAAGCCCTGGGAGCCACGCGAAAAGTCATCAAGCAACAGTTTCTTTCAGAAGCCATTGTAATCTGTCAGATCGGCGGAGTCCTTGGGATCCTCCTGGGGGTTTTGATCGGGAATATCCTTTCCCTTGTGATGGGTAATCCTTTTATTGTACCCTGGGTTTGGGTCATTGGAGGGGTGCTTTTGTGCATTGGTGTGGGCCTGATTGCCGGATATTATCCGGCAGCCAAGGCATCAAAACTTGACCCCATTGAATCCCTCAGGTACGAGTAACCCCTATAAAATTTATTTTCTTCTAAGTAGTTTTAGCAATTCATTATATTTTTTGTTATATTTGTCGGTATAGGAGGCCGCGTTTATAGGACGTGGATTTTTAAGAGGGGAACATATGGAGAAAATTAACGTTCTGGTTATTGACGACCATGACTTGATTATTCTAGCGTGCCGGCAAGTTTTTTCAAAAATCCCTGATATGAAATTGATCGGGGTGGCCAAAGATGGCGATGAGGGGTACAGGAAGATTGTTGATCTTAAGCCCGATGTCGTTATTATTGATATTTCCATTCCAGGAATCAACGGGATCGAATTGACCCGTAAGCTTACCCGTGAGTACCCCGATACAAAGGTTGTGTTGCATTCTTCCTCGGTAAGCGAGGAAGTGATTGTGATGGGTTTTGAGGCAGGAGCCATGGCTTATGTTCCCAAGAACTTTAAGCCCGGGCAGTTGGTCGAGGCCATCCGCACTGTGATGCGGGGTGAACATTACAGCAAAGGCTTTGTTTCGGACATCCTTATTGAGAATTTTCTCAATGATAAAAATAAAAAGGATGGCGGGTTTAAGTTGACCGACCGGGAACTGGAGATCCTGCGAGCCATTGCACAGGGCAGTACAAACCAGAATATGGCCGAGCTGTTCTGTATCAGCGTTCGTACCGTGGAAGCCCACAAAGCCAACATCATGAAAAAACTAAAGCTCAGCAACACAGCCGAGCTTGTTGTATTTGCCATCAAGAATAAAATCGTCAAGATCTGATTATTAGCTGTTTTCTTTGCCTTCCAGGGATTCCAGTTCCAGGTGGAACTGCTCCCAATCTTTTTCCGCTTTTGAAAGGCGGTTTTTTTGTGTTTCGTATTTTTTGAAAACCTCACCGCTTTCAATCACGGCAGGATTTAGGGATGGGTTGGCAATGATCTTTTCCAGTTCAGCCATTTCTTTTTCGCAGGCTTCAATTTCTTTTTCGGCCTTTTCAATGCCCTGCTGCAATTTTCGCAACTCGCGCTCGTATTGTTTCTTCTGTTCCCAGTTCTGACGACTTTCGGAGTTACCGGTTTCCCTTTCTTCGGCCACGGCCTTGCGTCCTGCTTCCAGTTGCCTGAGGGATTCAATGTTGCGATGGTCGATGAAGTCATATACATCGCCAATAAATTCCTTGATTTTTTTATTGCGAAATTCAAAAACCTTACCAGTAAGCCCCTGCAGAAAGTCGCGGTCGTGCGATACCACAATGATGGTTCCGTTGAACTGAAGCAGAGCGCTCTTCAGGATATCTTTAGAGCGCATATCAAGGTGGTTGGTGGGCTCATCTAGCACCAGCAGGTTGACGGGCTCAAGCAAAAGGCGGGCTATGGCCAGGCGCGACTTCTCTCCCCCCGATAATACTTTCACCTTTTTGTCGATGTCTTCTCCGCTGAACAGGAAGCCCCCAAGAATGTTGCGGGTCTGCTTGCGCACCTCTCCGGCTGCCACATCGTCCAGGGTCTGGAAAACGGTTTTTTCTGGATCGAGGAATTCCGCCTGGTTCTGGGCGTAATAACCGATCTTCACGTTATGCCCCAGTTTTACTATGCCCTCGTGCTGCAGGTCGCCAATGAGGATGCGCGACAGGGTGGTTTTCCCTTCCCCGTTACGGCCCACGAAAGCGATGCGCTCACCCCGGGCAATCATGAAGTTCAGGTCGCTGAGCACCTGCTTGCTGCCATAGCTTTTGGAGATCCCTATGGCTTCTACGGCCACCTTGCCCGAAGGCGGGGCCTCGGGAAACCGGAAATGAATGCTGCTCTTGTCCAGCTCTTCCACCTCCACCTTTTCCATCTTCTCGAGCATCTTGATCTTGCTCTGTACTTGTCTGGCCTTGGTATTCTTAGCCCTGAAGCGGGTGATGAAATGCTCAATTTGGGCAATCTGCCTTTGCTGGTTGCTGAAGGCGGCCATCTCCTGGGCCATACGCTCCTCGCGAAGCATCTCGTAGTCAGAATAGCAGGCCTTATAGTCGTAAGCCTTGCCCATACTGATCTCGATGGTACGGGTGGTTACATTGTCAAGGAAGGCCCTGTCGTGCGATACGACAATAACTGCCCCGGGGTAATCGATCAGGAAGTTCTCAAGCCATTGGATGGATTCAATGTCGAGATGATTGGTAGGCTCGTCAAGCATCACCAGCTCGGGGGTCTGTAAAAGGATCTTGGCCAGTTCCACACGCATTTGCCAGCCTCCACTGAACTCCGTCAGGGTCCTTTCCAGGTCACGCCTTTCAAAGCCCAAGCCAAGCAATACCTTTTCTGCGCGGGCGTGCTGGGTGGCACCTCCCAAAATGTCATAACGTTCGGTGGCCTCAGCCAACTTCTGGCTGAGCATATGATAGTCCTCGCTGTGGTAATCCGTGCGGTGGGAGATCTCTTCCGTTAGCTTGTGGATTCTTAGCTCCAGTTCCTTGATCTCGGCAAAGGCCTTCAGGGCTTCATTGATTACCGTTTGCTGGCTGGTAAAGTGCATCTCCTGGGGGAGATAACCGACGCTGCTGCCCGAGGGGCTGGCCAACTGACCCGTGGTAGGTTCCATCTGCCTGCTGATGATGCGCATCAGCGTTGTCTTACCAGCCCCGTTCCTGCCAACCAGCCCAATCCTGTCGCGCCGGTTGATGATGAACGAAATGTCATCAAACAGCGGCGTGCCGGCGAATTGAACGGAGATGTTGTTTAAAGAAATCAAGGAAGGTTTGAGGTTTGGGGTTTGGAGTTAAAGGTTTAAGGTTCAAGGTTTAAGGTTCAAGGTTTAAGGTTTAAGGTTTAAGGTTCAAGGTTTAATGGTAAGAACCAAATCTTTTTTTTATTTTTTACTTTTTACTTTCTACTGCTTACTTCCTACTGCCTACTGCTCTAATTCTCATAAGTCTCTTAAGTCACTAAAGTCACTTCAGTCTCAAATGCAGCTCATCCAGTTGTTTCCCGTCCACTGGGCTGGGGCTGTCGATCATCACGTCGCGGGCGGCGTTGTTCTTGGGGAAAGCGATGAAGTCGCGGATGGAGTCGGAGCCGCCAAAGAGGGCACACCAGCGGTCGAAGCCAAAGGCGATGCCACCGTGGGGAGGCGCTCCATAGCGGAAGGCATCCAGTAGGAAGCCAAACTGGTTCTGCGCTTCCTCGGGGGTGAAGCCCAGCACTTCAAACATCTTTTCCTGCAGCGTCCGGTCGAAGATCCGGATGGAACCCCCGCCGATCTCTACGCCGTTGATCACCATATCATAGGCGTTAGCACGGACCTTCCCGGGATCTGTGCTCAGCAAGGCGATATCCTCTGGCAGGGGGGAGGTAAAGGGGTGGTGCATGGCAAAGAAGCGCTGCGCTTCCTCATCCCACTCCAGCAAGGGGAAGTCGACCACCCACAGGCAGGCAAATGTATTGGGGTCGCGTAGCTCAAGTCTTTTGCCCATCTCCAGGCGCAGCTCCCCCAGGGCCTTTTGCGTGGCATTGGTTTCGCCGGCAAGGATCAGCATCAGGTCTCCGGGCTTGGCGGCAAAAGCCTCAGCCCAGCCAGCAAGCTGCGTGGCATCAAAGAACTTATCCACCGATGACTTAAAGCTGCCGTCGGCATTGTATCTAACATAAACCAATCCTTTGGCCCCAATCTGTGGGCGGCGCACCCAGACGGTGAGCTCATCCAGTTGCTTGCGGGTGTATTCAGCACAGCCTTCCGCGTTGATCCCTACGACCAGTTCTGCATCATCAAAGACCTGGAAGCTCTTGTTCTTGGCCAAGTCATTCAGTTCCACAAAACGCATCCCGAAGCGGGTATCCGGCTTATCACTGCCGTAATATTTCATGGCATCGGCATAGCTGATGCGGTCAAAGCTTATGTTGTCGATGCCCTTAACTTTTTTGAAAAGATGCTTCCCAAGCCCTTCAAAGGTATCCAGCACATCGTCGCGGGTCACGAACGACATCTCGCAGTCGATCTGGGTGAACTCGGGCTGGCGGTCAGCGCGCAGGTCCTCATCGCGGAAGCACTTCACGATTTGGAAGTAGCGGTCGATGCCGGCCACCATCAGCAATTGCTTGAAGGTCTGGGGCGACTGTGGCAGGGCATAGAACTGACCTTCATGAATGCGCGAAGGCACCAGAAAATCACGCGCCCCCTCTGGCGTTGACTTGATCAGCACAGGGGTCTCCACCTCCAGGAAGCCCTGGTCGCTGAGGTAATTGCGCGTCTCCACGGCCATTTTGTGCCT encodes the following:
- a CDS encoding polysaccharide deacetylase family protein, producing MILVYCPKVTNRVKYVLGLMLETLLDVEWELTSHAEIFKGYAGARLNYSPKPLSDAEVFIHSSGFLEKRGVQPVLPSLVWKDGLPCLFPSEDTQCQMGFDLLAAAFYLVSRYEEYLPVEKDQHGRFMAEKSFAFSNGFLETPLVNHYALLLKDALQKKFPGLIFPGQEYTFFPTYDVDVAYAYLGRGFIRGTGAAIRSAFQFDGKALKERMDVVFGKKKDPFDTFDMQLEWHQKFNLKAFYFFLCGDYGPFDKNISVFSTVFQNLVKKISDYSYTGIHPSYASNESPSRLAAEVSGLSKILNREIHFSRQHYLKMDLPETYRNLIRNNIDHDFSMGYASQPGFRASIASPFFFYDLVREEQTILKVFPFAVMDGTLKDYLGFSPREALEKLKKLVNTVREVNGTFISLWHNESLCECQRWKGWLFVYEQLLEIAAPKPLKP
- a CDS encoding ABC transporter permease; the protein is MFPDWAVLAENFKISLLSIRSHMLRTSLTVLIIAFGIMALVGILTAISSIESSISSNFARLGANSFSIRNREMRVVVGGGGGGQAREYRRITFEEATAFKDRFDFPALVSVSTFGTGSTVVRYRSRETNPNVSVVGSDENYLVATGNELEYGRNFSPRELQFGENVVILGADVVKTLFPNNENPLQTFVTFGNTRYQVIGVMKGKGAGMGFSEDQRCVLPLVTVRKNFSRPQMNYTITVSASNVIEMESAIGEATGLFRVIRGVRLGEDDNFDVARSDNIAQALIENMRYVTLAASIIGMITLIGAAIGLMNIMLVSVTERTQEIGIRKALGATRKVIKQQFLSEAIVICQIGGVLGILLGVLIGNILSLVMGNPFIVPWVWVIGGVLLCIGVGLIAGYYPAAKASKLDPIESLRYE
- the upp gene encoding uracil phosphoribosyltransferase, coding for MVHYLGRKSSLLKHFIAEARDVEIQKDSLRFRRNLERLGEIFAYEISKELKWSPREIITSLGAAQCEVLSEQPVIATILRAGLPLHQGILNFFDKAENAFISAYRKHHKNGRFDIQIEYTSCPNLDGKILILSDPMLATGASMVLTYKELLRHGKPQHTHIVSVLASVQGVEYVKKHLPSKDYTLWLGEVDDELTAKAYIVPGLGDAGDLAFGSKL
- a CDS encoding response regulator transcription factor, translated to MEKINVLVIDDHDLIILACRQVFSKIPDMKLIGVAKDGDEGYRKIVDLKPDVVIIDISIPGINGIELTRKLTREYPDTKVVLHSSSVSEEVIVMGFEAGAMAYVPKNFKPGQLVEAIRTVMRGEHYSKGFVSDILIENFLNDKNKKDGGFKLTDRELEILRAIAQGSTNQNMAELFCISVRTVEAHKANIMKKLKLSNTAELVVFAIKNKIVKI
- the rpsT gene encoding 30S ribosomal protein S20 gives rise to the protein MANHKSAQKRIRSNNAKRLRNRYYAKTTRNAVKRLRNTTEKQDALEKLPRVISLVDKLAKRNVIHKNKASNLKSSLMRHVNKMQ
- the radC gene encoding DNA repair protein RadC produces the protein MRLNSIKNWAEHDRPREKLLEKGQKALSDAELLAILIGSGSANESAVDLSKRILASVSNNLSELSRLGIPELLRFRGIGPAKAINIIAALELGRRRRQSESLQRQTITSSQDAFELMQPIVGDLAYEEFWVITLNRSNKVKRTLCVSEGGVEGTIADPKKIFKMALEDNASGVILCHNHPSGALRPSENDVKITRKCKEAGAFLELPVLDHLIVGHEKYFSFADEGLL
- the aspS gene encoding aspartate--tRNA ligase, whose translation is MLRTNTCGELRLEDVGKEVVLAGWLQRSRDLGGMTFIDLRDRYGLTQLAFNMETNGALCEQARGLGREYVLQVKGRVAERSNKNHKMPTGDIEIIVSEIMVLNPAQTPPFTIEENTDGGDELRMKYRYLDIRRNSVRRNLELRHKMAVETRNYLSDQGFLEVETPVLIKSTPEGARDFLVPSRIHEGQFYALPQSPQTFKQLLMVAGIDRYFQIVKCFRDEDLRADRQPEFTQIDCEMSFVTRDDVLDTFEGLGKHLFKKVKGIDNISFDRISYADAMKYYGSDKPDTRFGMRFVELNDLAKNKSFQVFDDAELVVGINAEGCAEYTRKQLDELTVWVRRPQIGAKGLVYVRYNADGSFKSSVDKFFDATQLAGWAEAFAAKPGDLMLILAGETNATQKALGELRLEMGKRLELRDPNTFACLWVVDFPLLEWDEEAQRFFAMHHPFTSPLPEDIALLSTDPGKVRANAYDMVINGVEIGGGSIRIFDRTLQEKMFEVLGFTPEEAQNQFGFLLDAFRYGAPPHGGIAFGFDRWCALFGGSDSIRDFIAFPKNNAARDVMIDSPSPVDGKQLDELHLRLK
- a CDS encoding ATP-binding cassette domain-containing protein, coding for MISLNNISVQFAGTPLFDDISFIINRRDRIGLVGRNGAGKTTLMRIISRQMEPTTGQLASPSGSSVGYLPQEMHFTSQQTVINEALKAFAEIKELELRIHKLTEEISHRTDYHSEDYHMLSQKLAEATERYDILGGATQHARAEKVLLGLGFERRDLERTLTEFSGGWQMRVELAKILLQTPELVMLDEPTNHLDIESIQWLENFLIDYPGAVIVVSHDRAFLDNVTTRTIEISMGKAYDYKACYSDYEMLREERMAQEMAAFSNQQRQIAQIEHFITRFRAKNTKARQVQSKIKMLEKMEKVEVEELDKSSIHFRFPEAPPSGKVAVEAIGISKSYGSKQVLSDLNFMIARGERIAFVGRNGEGKTTLSRILIGDLQHEGIVKLGHNVKIGYYAQNQAEFLDPEKTVFQTLDDVAAGEVRKQTRNILGGFLFSGEDIDKKVKVLSGGEKSRLAIARLLLEPVNLLVLDEPTNHLDMRSKDILKSALLQFNGTIIVVSHDRDFLQGLTGKVFEFRNKKIKEFIGDVYDFIDHRNIESLRQLEAGRKAVAEERETGNSESRQNWEQKKQYERELRKLQQGIEKAEKEIEACEKEMAELEKIIANPSLNPAVIESGEVFKKYETQKNRLSKAEKDWEQFHLELESLEGKENS